A part of Myxococcus landrumus genomic DNA contains:
- a CDS encoding DNA gyrase/topoisomerase IV subunit A — MRAEAEKKTPKKQGGGGGASGAAGGGGGEGFIPASLAEEARRRYINYALSVITSRALPDVRDGLKPVQRRILYGMWNDLNLSFDTKYQKCAQVVGAIMGRYHPHGDASIYDALVRMAQDFSLRYPLVDGHGNFGSLDGDSAAAYRYTECRLDKLATEMLGELERKTVDFRPTYDGTRNEPIVIPARVPQLLMNGTTGIAVGMATNIPPHHLGELVDALVALIENPALLTKDLLKYVKGPDFPTGGQILNDKKELREIYEAGQGSIRIRGEWDTEELKRGGQQIIVTSIPYTVNKSTLVAKIGDLVRERKLPLIVDVRDESTKDVRIVLELKKDANAELVMAYLYKHTPLQTTFGVNLTCLVPSEDNPEVGTPKRLDLKAILQYFLDFRFGVVTRRFQHELGELQKRVHLLEGFEKAYDALDEIIRIIRQSEGKQDAAQKLMARFKLDELQVDAILEMKLYKLARLEILVVQKELKEKRAEIKRIEGILRDKKKVWSTVKDELGEIKGLYNDKRRTKIGGAGSEEVEFSADAFIADEDAHVVLTRDGWVKRVREVKDPSSTRLREGDAVMTVLAGSLKANLVLFSNFGTAYVTRFNDIPASTGYGDPVQKLFKFDDGERVVAAWSLDSRLSHPAKLVGMTKQGMGMRFLLEPHLEVSTRAGRRYAKTGEGDEIIGVHEAGEKDLLAVLTKKTHALVCKVAEVNELAGPGKGVTVIKVDDDDQVVEFLVTAPNQKDAKIDFETQKGRKLQLAPAKYGVTGRGGKGHEMSKRDAVADVSRNVVFIPLPEKKD; from the coding sequence ATGCGCGCAGAAGCCGAAAAGAAGACGCCGAAGAAGCAAGGGGGCGGGGGTGGTGCCTCGGGCGCGGCGGGCGGTGGTGGTGGTGAAGGGTTCATCCCGGCTTCGCTGGCCGAAGAAGCGCGGCGCCGGTACATCAACTACGCCCTGTCGGTCATCACCTCACGTGCCCTCCCGGACGTGCGCGACGGCCTCAAGCCCGTGCAGCGCCGCATCCTGTACGGCATGTGGAACGACCTGAACCTGTCGTTCGACACGAAGTACCAGAAGTGCGCGCAGGTCGTCGGCGCCATCATGGGCCGCTACCACCCGCACGGCGACGCCTCCATCTATGACGCGCTCGTGCGCATGGCGCAGGACTTCTCCCTGCGCTACCCGCTGGTGGACGGGCACGGCAACTTCGGCTCGCTGGACGGCGACTCGGCCGCCGCCTACCGCTACACCGAGTGCCGCCTGGACAAGCTGGCCACCGAGATGCTCGGGGAGCTCGAGCGCAAGACGGTGGACTTCCGGCCCACCTACGACGGCACCCGCAACGAGCCCATCGTCATCCCCGCGCGCGTGCCGCAGTTGCTGATGAACGGCACCACGGGCATCGCGGTGGGCATGGCCACCAACATCCCGCCCCATCACCTGGGCGAGCTGGTGGACGCGCTGGTGGCGCTCATCGAGAACCCCGCGCTGCTCACGAAGGACCTGCTCAAGTACGTCAAGGGGCCGGACTTCCCCACCGGCGGGCAGATCCTCAACGACAAGAAGGAGCTGCGGGAGATCTACGAGGCGGGCCAGGGCAGCATCCGCATCCGTGGCGAGTGGGACACCGAGGAGCTCAAGCGCGGTGGCCAGCAGATCATCGTCACCTCCATCCCGTACACGGTGAACAAGTCCACGCTGGTCGCGAAGATTGGCGACCTGGTGCGCGAGCGGAAGCTGCCGCTCATCGTCGACGTGCGCGACGAGTCCACCAAGGACGTGCGCATCGTCCTGGAGCTCAAGAAGGACGCCAACGCCGAGCTGGTGATGGCGTACCTCTACAAGCACACGCCGCTGCAGACGACGTTCGGCGTCAACCTCACGTGCCTGGTCCCCAGCGAGGACAACCCGGAGGTCGGCACGCCGAAGCGGCTCGACCTCAAGGCCATCCTCCAGTACTTCCTCGACTTCCGCTTCGGCGTCGTCACCCGGCGCTTCCAGCACGAGCTGGGTGAGCTTCAGAAGCGCGTCCACCTGCTCGAGGGCTTCGAGAAGGCCTACGACGCGCTGGATGAAATCATCCGCATCATCCGCCAGTCCGAGGGCAAGCAGGACGCCGCCCAGAAGTTGATGGCGCGCTTCAAGCTGGACGAGCTCCAGGTGGACGCCATCCTGGAGATGAAGCTCTACAAGCTGGCCCGCCTGGAAATCCTGGTGGTCCAGAAGGAGCTCAAGGAGAAGCGCGCGGAGATCAAGCGCATCGAGGGCATCCTCCGCGACAAGAAGAAGGTCTGGTCCACCGTCAAGGACGAGCTGGGTGAGATCAAGGGCCTGTACAACGACAAGCGCCGCACGAAGATTGGTGGCGCGGGCTCCGAGGAAGTGGAGTTCAGCGCGGACGCGTTCATCGCGGACGAGGACGCCCACGTGGTCCTCACCCGCGACGGGTGGGTCAAGCGCGTGCGCGAGGTGAAGGACCCGTCCTCCACGCGTCTGCGCGAGGGAGACGCGGTGATGACGGTGCTGGCCGGCAGCCTCAAGGCCAACCTGGTGCTGTTCAGCAACTTCGGCACCGCGTACGTCACGCGCTTCAACGACATCCCCGCGTCCACGGGCTACGGCGACCCGGTGCAGAAGCTGTTCAAGTTCGACGACGGCGAGCGCGTGGTGGCCGCCTGGTCGCTGGACTCCCGGCTGTCGCACCCGGCGAAGCTCGTCGGCATGACGAAGCAGGGCATGGGCATGCGCTTCCTGCTGGAGCCACACCTGGAGGTCTCCACGCGCGCGGGCCGTCGCTACGCGAAGACGGGCGAGGGCGATGAGATCATCGGCGTGCACGAGGCGGGAGAGAAGGACCTGCTCGCGGTGCTGACCAAGAAGACCCACGCGCTGGTGTGCAAGGTGGCGGAGGTCAACGAGCTGGCCGGCCCGGGCAAGGGCGTCACCGTCATCAAGGTGGATGACGACGACCAGGTGGTGGAGTTCCTCGTCACCGCGCCCAACCAGAAGGACGCGAAGATCGATTTCGAGACGCAGAAGGGCCGCAAGCTGCAGCTCGCCCCCGCGAAGTACGGGGTGACGGGCCGCGGCGGCAAGGGCCACGAGATGTCCAAGCGCGACGCGGTGGCGGACGTGAGCAGGAACGTCGTCTTCATCCCGTTGCCCGAGAAGAAGGACTAG